One Malus domestica chromosome 11, GDT2T_hap1 genomic region harbors:
- the LOC103447301 gene encoding uncharacterized protein, with the protein MFRTILRRAAGSGGPRPDPWRLTATMSYSTSKDTIAKKAKKTGKSKNDPSATAGDDVSETDAALSGRNSRARQLQADERDPSLDVGPNGRPLFTSTPTLSQLSRKDTCSYFKLKMEELNNVLPEGLPLGMVKEFEDAMQSAVLVRQSFLDLRDNFRRIVDPPLDSASSKGTKAQKQIVLDGPVSCGKSITLAMLVQWAREEGWLVLYVPRGREWTHGGFFYKNPQTGLWDTPVQAENILRDFLKFNESHLKQLSCQILDPIPLGEGAGVGWMRDGTDSMAMPEGSTLYDLVNSGIRHTHAAVGVVVRLRKELSVVKNIPVLIAIDQYNNWFTFSEYEEPVTVRSTRPIHAKELATVKAFRSMRNDDMMVGAFSHSTAVGKLRQDLPDVPVDARVNLSRYTLDEAAAVCHYYLRQRLIRREAFTEENWKKVYYLSNGNGAEMRWLLPLMRADS; encoded by the exons ATGTTTCGGACCATTCTCCGACGGGCAGCCGGGTCGGGCGGCCCAAGACCCGACCCTTGGAGGCTGACGGCGACAATGAGCTACTCGACGTCCAAGGATACCATAGCCAAGAAGGCGAAGAAGACGGGCAAATCCAAAAACGACCCCTCAGCTACCGCCGGCGACGACGTATCGGAGACCGACGCGGCTCTCTCCGGTCGAAATTCCCGCGCACGCCAGCTCCAAGCGGACGAGAGGGACCCGTCGCTTGATGTGGGACCCAACGGCCGTCCTCTATTCACTTCCACTCCGACACTCTCTCAGCTCAGCCGCAAGGACACCTGCTCCTACTTCAAGCTCAa GATGGAGGAATTGAACAATGTTTTGCCCGAGGGGTTGCCATTGGGGATGGTGAAGGAGTTCGAGGATGCAATGCAGAGCGCGGTGCTCGTCCGCCAGAGCTTTCTCGATCTTCGTGACAATTTTCGAAGGATTGTGGACCCGCCATTGGACTCGGCTAGCAGCAAAG GTACAAAAGCTCAAAAGCAGATTGTCTTGGACGGTCCCGTAAGCTGTGGAAAGAGTATTACTCTTGCAATGTTAGTTCAATGGGCTCGTGAGGAAGGCTGGTTGGTTTTATACGTCCCGAGAGGCAGGGAATGGACTCATGGAggctttttctataaaaacccaCAAACAGGTCTTTGGGACACACCTGTTCAGGCTGAAAATATTCTGAGG GATTTCCTGAAGTTTAACGAATCCCATTTAAAACAATTGTCGTGCCAAATACTCGATCCTATTCCTTTGGGAGAGGGTGCTGGTGTTGGATGGATGAGAGATGGAACTGATTCCATGGCAATGCCCGAAGGTTCAACTCTATATGACCTAGTTAATTCAGGAATCAGGCACACTCATGCAGCTGTTGGAGTAGTGGTTCGTTTGAGGAAGGAATTATCTGTTGTGAAAAATATCCCCGTGCTTATTGCAATTGATCAG TATAATAACTGGTTTACGTTCAGTGAGTATGAAGAGCCAGTAACTGTTCGTTCTACTCGACCAATACATGCTAAAGAACTCGCTACG GTGAAGGCTTTTAGATCTATGCGAAATGATGACATGATGGTTGGCGCGTTTTCACATTCAACGGCAGTAGGAAAGCTTCGTCAAGACTTGCCAGATGTACCCGTAGATGCTCGTGTCAACCTATCCCGCTACACTTTAGATGAAGCAGCCGCTGTTTGCCATTACTACCTTAG ACAGCGGCTTATTCGCCGTGAAGCATTCACAGAGGAAAACTGGAAGAAAGTATACTACTTGTCGAACGGAAATGGAGCAGAAATGAGATGGCTACTTCCTTTGATGCGGGCAGATAGTTAG